The Gasterosteus aculeatus chromosome 8, fGasAcu3.hap1.1, whole genome shotgun sequence genome has a window encoding:
- the vtg3 gene encoding vitellogenin 3, phosvitinless: MQGLLLFCLVALAASQSVHYEPGLSPKKTYKYKYVGDVNFGLGKPNLAESATRISCNIKIVGASQQTFILQVSDFAFEDFNGVKGRNRFTAVPKLTERIASQLVKPFMFDYVGGHVSNIRTSAKTSDTIVNLVRGILGLFHVTVKTTQRIYELEESSIHGVCPSHYATEVNEETKDMAVIQVVDISNCREKAAIYKGMATAVLDDVGKQRGESIVSTVRCVYTVKPTADGGLITRAHGHEQQNFSPFNVKGGNFKMEAVNEMVLLSVNDTVGAVEPGPMESKGNLVFMFTDAEINLPIVMQNLEDPITKAAELIKHLAEANRYHIDSTTSEDTIKLYQLLRAMPYEGLDILWKQFAGNEEQRRWFLDMIVEINDARILKFLQARFQARDVTASEAWQTLLLAFNHLQTDANLVEMAKMFLDMPFCKSDVELWHTVVLSYGSLVYKHCAYATPCPAATVQPLLDMAVESLRIRNHDDMVLALKALGNAGHPSSLKTIMRFLPGVAATPVDLPPRVLSAAVQSMRLIAARDPLSVQDITMSLFLQKNNPTEIRMLAFMILFDTKPSMAVVSIVTVHLQEEKNLHVISFAYSYLKSVSRSSTPNNHFLSTACNVAVKILGPRYSRLSYHYSKAIHMDWFNDDFLIGTATEVFMLRSATNIFPTEILMKGEFYFIGRILQLMELGIRADGLKELFANGIPGFKGDLGFSDFQAVLNVLKNWEVLPNDKPVLSAYSRASGQEWFFADLKKETIQNIVKFFRQSASKGSFLWAAIENLQKGVSWHRTKPFLIVEVRYFQATILGLPLEISKYYETINGISVNATASINPPLTERLGQLFTSDISLETDGFIGYTKDFWLYYGINTELFQCGSEFKAKTPIAIPWKFSAKINIAKKKFELNFPPCKKEFNLLSLSSNVYAVSRNIEEPDLDKRTPMIPDSNDEVFQKGPTVETAQTDQILTQGNWTQKDKMCVESNIYGAGVCVEYDLRREFYHDEYPLYYFLGYTHVAVKVLPAQAINAVDKIHFEINAGPSSHPASAQELLESLSQMGNSTFEAVFNVNAFAVSGAKKPEGYNAVFYYTTEEVKKTQLVVSHVKENSNWKICIDTSVKALVGAKANIKWGAECQSYEMSITSETAHLPGTLPTIKAKIHWSRMPEKVTQACSRLESYIPGMALLLNFYQKQEKNAGQEISASVIASSADSIDVRIQLPEYTIFRQAISFPMPPVIFQEFEHDNTTMDSFGRA, translated from the exons ATGCAGGGCCTCCTGCTCTTCTGCCTTGTGGCTCTGGCCG caaGTCAAAGTGTCCATTATG AGCCTGGTCTGAGCCCGAAGAAAACATATAAGTACAAATATGTGGGAGACGTGAATTTTGGACTCGGTAAACCCAACCTCGCTGAGTCTGCTACGAGAATCTCATGCAACATCAAAATCGTCGGTGCGTCTCAGCAAACCTTCATCCTTCAG GTTTCAGATTTTGCCTTCGAAGATTTCAATGGCGTTAAGGGAAGAAACCGCTTCACCGCTGTGCCAAAGCTCACCGAGCGCATCGCCTCGCAGCTCGTCAAACCCTTCATGTTTGACTATGTCGGTGGACACGTTAGTAACATCCGTACCTCTGCGAAGACTTCTGACACTATCGTCAACCTTGTGAGAGGAATACTGGGTCTGTTCCACGTGACCGTGAAGACCACACAGAGGATCTATGAGCTTGAAGAG TCTAGCATCCATGGCGTGTGTCCGAGCCATTACGCCACTGAGGTGAACGAAGAAACAAAGGACATGGCCGTCATCCAGGTTGTGGATATCAGTAACTGCAGAGAGAAGGCAGCCATCTACAAGGGAATGGCCACCGCCGTGCTCGACGACGTCGGCAAACAG AGAGGGGAATCTATCGTTTCCACCGTGAGGTGTGTTTACACGGTCAAGCCGACGGCAGATGGGGGTCTCATCACCAGGGCCCACGGCCACGAGCAGCAGAACTTCAGTCCCTTCAACGTGAAGGGCGGCAACTTCAAGATGGAAGCAGT GAATGAGATGGTGCTGCTCAGCGTGAATGACACGGTGGGAGCCGTGGAGCCCGGGCCGATGGAAAGCAAGGGCAACCTGGTTTTTATGTTTACCGATGCAGAAATCAACCTCCCCATTGTGATGCAGAACCTCGAAGACCCGATAACAAAG GCTGCTGAGTTGATCAAGCATCTGGCTGAGGCTAACCGTTATCACATTGATAGCACGACATCTGAGGACACGATAAAGCTGTATCAACTGCTGCGAGCGATGCCCTATGAAGGATTGGACATTTTGTGGAAGCAATTTGCAGGAAATGAAGAACAAAG ACGTTGGTTCTTAGACATGATCGTGGAAATCAACGATGCCAGAATCCTGAAGTTCCTGCAAGCGAGGTTCCAGGCGAGAGACGTGACCGCGAGTGAAGCTTGGCAGACCCTGCTGCTGGCGTTCAACCATCTCCAGACTGATGCTAACTTGGTTGAGATGGCTAAA ATGTTCCTGGACATGCCCTTCTGCAAATCCGATGTGGAGTTGTGGCACACTGTGGTGCTTTCCTATGGCTCCCTGGTCTACAAGCACTGTGCCTATGCTACACCGTGTCCGGCAGCTACTGTTCAG CCACTGCTGGACATGGCCGTGGAAAGTTTGAGGATCCGTAACCACGACGACATGGTCCTCGCTCTGAAAGCCCTGGGGAACGCGGGTCATCCAAGCAGCCTTAAAACCATCATGCGCTTTCTCCCCGGAGTTGCTGCCACGCCCGTGGATCTGCCGCCTCGTGTGCTGAGCGCCGCCGTGCAGTCTATGAGGCTCATAGCTGCCAGAGACCCTCTCAGT GTTCAGGACATCACCATGAGTCTGttcctgcagaaaaacaatCCCACCGAGATTCGCATGCTAGCATTCATGATCCTGTTTGACACTAAACCGTCAATGGCCGTGGTGTCCATTGTGACTGTAcatctgcaggaggaaaaaaacctCCATGTTATTAGTTTTGCATACTCGTACTTGAAAAGCGTTTCCAGATCCAGCACCCCAAACAACCACTTCCT CTCAACCGCCTGCAACGTAGCGGTGAAAATCCTGGGCCCCAGATACAGCCGTCTCAGCTATCACTACAGCAAAGCGATACACATGGACTGGTTTAATG ATGATTTCTTAATTGGCACGGCCACTGAAGTATTCATGCTGAGAAGTGCAACAAACATCTTTCCAACTGAAATCCTGATGAAAGGAGAATTTTATTTTATCGGTAGAATTCTGCAGCTGATGGAG TTGGGTATCCGTGCCGATGGGCTCAAGGAGCTGTTTGCAAACGGCATCCCTGGTTTTAAAGGAGATCTTGGTTTCAGTGACTTTCAGGCCGTTCTCAATGTG CTTAAAAACTGGGAGGTTCTGCCCAATGACAAGCCTGTCCTGAGCGCATATTCACGGGCCTCCGGACAAGAGTGGTTCTTCGCTGATCTTAAGAAAGAAACCATCCAGAACATCGTCAAG TTCTTCCGTCAATCTGCAAGCAAAGGGAGTTTCCTGTGGGCCGCGATTGAGAATCTACAGAAGGGAGTGTCGTGGCACCGTACCAAGCCCTTCCTGATCGTTGAGGTTCGCTACTTCCAAGCTACTATCCTTGGTCTCCCATTGGAGATAAGCAAATATTATGAGACCATCAATGGAATCAGTGTAAATG CCACAGCCTCGATCAATCCCCCACTGACTGAACGTCTTGGACAACTGTTTACGTCTGACATTTCGCTGGAGACTGACGGTTTCATTGG TTATACAAAGGATTTCTGGCTTTACTACGGTATCAATACAGAGCTGTTCCAATGCGGTTCTGAGTTTAAAGCCAAAACACCTATTGCAATCCCATGGAAGTTTTCTGCCAAGATCAACATTGCAAAGAAGAAGTTTGAACTCAACTTCCCTCCATGTAAAAAAGAGTTTAACCTCCTCTCATTGAG CTCCAACGTGTATGCAGTCAGCAGGAACATCGAAGAGCCAGATTTGGATAAAAGGACTCCAATGATTCCAGACTCCAACGATGAAGTCTTCCAGAAAGGCCCAACAGTTGAGACGGCTCAGACAGATCAG ATCCTGACACAAGGCAACTggacacaaaaagacaaaatgtgtgtTGAGAGTAACATTTATGGAGCCGGTGTCTGCGTGGAGTATGACTTAAGGAGGGAATTTTATCATGACGAATATCCCCTGTACTATTTCCTGGGATACACCCACGTGGCAGTCAAAGTACTACCAG CCCAAGCCATCAATGCTGTTGACAAAATCCACTTTGAGATTAATGCCGGCCCGAGCAGCCATCCAGCCAGCGCACAGGAACTGCTTGAGTCTCTTTCTCAG ATGGGAAATTCAACATTTGAAGCCGTGTTCAATGTCAATGCATTTGCCGTGAGTGGCGCCAAGAAGCCAGAGGGTTACAATGCAGTCTTCTACTACACCACCGAAGAAGTGAAAAAAACCCAGCTGGTTGTGTCTCATGTTAAAGAAAACAGCAACTGGAAGATATGCATCGATACCTCTGTGAAGGCCCTTGTCGGTGCAAAG GCAAACATTAAATGGGGAGCGGAATGTCAGTCCTATGAAATGTCAATAACATCTGAAACTGCGCATCTGCCTGGCACCTTGCCGACAATCAAGGCCAAAATACACTGGAGCAGGATGCCAGAGAAGGTGACACAGGCTTGCTCAAG ACTTGAAAGCTACATTCCAGGTATGGCTCTGCTTCTCAACTTCTaccaaaaacaagagaaaaatgcCGGGCAGGAGATTTCCGCATCAGTAATCGCCAGCTCAGCAGACAGCATTGATGTGAGGATTCAATTACCAGAG TACACGATCTTCCGCCAAGCCATTTCATTTCCAATGCCACCAGTCATCTTTCAGGAGTTTGAACATGACAACACAACAATGGACAGCTTTGGACGTGCATAA
- the adgrl4 gene encoding adhesion G protein-coupled receptor L4, whose translation MESMLKSPMKLILLTAWLSSLMDPCSLSNNCHQCHPLAACKAQNGSNPACFCNQGYTGDGTTFCEDDNECRNVTNICGDRGNCTNTVGSYYCTCVSGYTSTGVAKFQPNDGTECIDIDECKAGQECGPNAHCHNTNGSFYCTCQRDYIQTSGTKHFHPESGVRCKEHPQKYCHDNIGCITQTVNKTLEYMSNLTEPQSLLDEIAKQTSGELTSVEVIAYVEALCRSASTLAAEEKDYAVKPSVINSTLTKLVKAVNNLVEKDELVAWSRMKEDRREHTITKLLHSVEERALTLANNYKTPAEIEIKASEMELKVFTFDVRHMKATLSASMGGDHINLTPKLRPQGDRNGSVSVLFVRYDSIADILKPSGDPGVTDYSRRAEAGEITVNSQVIAAAVKPADVYQLDHVTFVLKHNQPVNAAADGTTCAFWEYEPGSFRGHWATHGCKTVHVSSNATTCSCDHLTHFAILMSSGRADLAAHNTTLTRITQLGMIISLICLSMCIFTFWFFSEIQSTRTTIHKNLCCSLFMAEFIFLVGINMNTHKLFCSVIAGLLHYFFLAAFSWMCIEGIHLYLIVVGVIYNKGFLHRNFYIFGYGSPAVVVAISATLGSKYYGTDKVCWLSTENHFIWSFIGPACLIILVNLLAFGVIIYKVYRHTAVKRPEISHYQNIRSCARGAFALLFVLGATWTLGVLHILNETTLTAYLFTLANAFQGMFIFIFLCVLSRKIQEEYYRLFKNVPCCFECLR comes from the exons ATGGAGTCTATGCTCAAGTCACCGATGAAACTCATACTTTTGACAG CATGGCTCTCCAGTCTGATGGATCCATGCAGCCTCTCCAACAATTGCCACCAATGTCACCCACTTGCAGCTTGCAAGGCCCAGAACGGGTCGAACCCAGCCTGCTTTTGCAACCAGGGATACACTGGAGATGGAACTACATTTTGCGAAG ATGACAATGAGTGCCGGAACGTGACTAATATCTGCGGGGACAGGGGGAACTGCACCAACACAGTGGGCAGCTACTACTGTACGTGTGTCTCTGGATACACATCAACAGGAGTGGCCAAGTTCCAGCCCAACGACGGCACCGAATGCATCG ATATTGATGAATGCAAGGCAGGACAGGAGTGTGGACCAAACGCACACTGCCATAATACGAATGGATCTTTCTATTGCACCTGTCAGCGTGATTACATCCAGACTTCAGGCACTAAGCACTTTCATCCAGAGAGCGGTGTACGATGTAAAG agCATCCCCAAAAATACTGCCATGACAACATCGGGTGCATCACACAGACTGTCAACAAAACACTTGAATAT ATGAGCAACCTCACGGAGCCCCAGAGTCTGCTGGATGAAATTGCCAAGCAGACATCGGGCGAACTCACCTCGGTGGAAGTGATCGCGTACGTTGAGGCCTTGTGTCGATCCGCATCAACGCTGGCTGCCGAAGAAAAGGATTACGCTGTCAAACCCTCGGTTATCAACTCAACTCTTACA AAACTGGTGAAAGCAGTAAACAACTTGGTTGAGAAGGACGAGCTGGTGGCTTGGAGCCGGATGAAAGAAGATCGTCGGGAACACACCATCACCAAGCTGCTGCACAGCGTAGAAGAAAGGGCTCTGACTCTGGCTAACAACTACAAAACTCCAGCTGAGATTGAAATCAAAGCATCAGAAATGG AACTGAAAGTCTTTACCTTTGATGTCCGTCACATGAAAGCCACACTGTCTGCGTCGATGGGGGGAGATCATATAAATCTAACTCCCAAACTGAGACCACAAGGGGACAGGAATG GAAGCGTGTCGGTGTTGTTTGTGCGATACGACAGCATCGCTGACATCCTGAAGCCGAGCGGCGACCCGGGTGTCACAGACTACTCTCGCCGCGCAGAGGCCGGGGAAATCACTGTCAACTCCCAAGTCATCGCGGCCGCCGTCAAACCCGCTGACGTTTACCAACTTGACCATGTCACCTTCGTTCTGAAACACAACCAG CCCGTGAACGCCGCGGCTGATGGGACCACGTGTGCTTTCTGGGAGTACGAGCCGGGCAGCTTTCGGGGCCACTGGGCCACTCATGGCTGTAAGACGGTCCACGTCAGCAGCAATGCGACCACCTGCTCCTGCGATCACCTCACACACTTTGCCATCCTTATGTCCTCTGGGCGAGCGGAT CTGGCGGCCCACAACACCACCCTGACCCGGATCACCCAGCTGGGCATGATCATCTCCCTCATCTGTCTGTCCATGTGCATCTTCACCTTCTGGTTCTTCAGTGAGATCCAGAGCaccagaaccaccatccacaagAACCtgtgctgcagcctcttcatggCCGAGTTCATCTTCCTGGTGGGGATCAACATGAACACTCACAAG CTTTTCTGCTCAGTTATTGCAGGGCTGCTGCACTATTTCTTCCTCGCAGCCTTTTCCTGGATGTGCATCGAGGGCATCCATCTGTACTTGATCGTAGTTGGCGTCATCTACAACAAAGGCTTCCTGCACCGCAACTTTTACATCTTCGGCTACGGGAGCCCTGCTGTGGTGGTGGCCATCTCGGCAACACTGGGCTCCAAGTATTATGGCACCGATAAAGT GTGTTGGCTGAGCACAGAAAACCACTTCATATGGAGTTTCATTGGGCCGGCATGTTTGATCATTCTG GTTAATCTCTTGGCTTTTGGAGTAATCATCTACAAAGTGTACCGGCATACTGCCGTGAAAAGGCCGGAAATTAGCCACTATCAAAATATCAG GTCCTGTGCCCGTGGTGCCTTCGCTCTGCTCTTTGTGCTGGGAGCCACCTGGACTTTAGGAGTGCTGCACATCCTCAACGAGACCACCCTCACTGCCTACCTGTTCACCCTGGCAAACGCCTTCCAGGGCATGTTCATATTCATCTTCCTCTGCGTCCTGTCCAGAAAG ATCCAGGAGGAGTACTACAGACTTTTCAAAAACGTGCCGTGTTGTTTCGAATGCCTGAGATGA